The Musa acuminata AAA Group cultivar baxijiao chromosome BXJ1-3, Cavendish_Baxijiao_AAA, whole genome shotgun sequence genome window below encodes:
- the LOC135630673 gene encoding uncharacterized protein LOC135630673 translates to MEQLLSMGFSEDLASEALAATGGHSPLAAADWILTRSSSSSSVPPPPLPPSQSPSTQPCLERFFASSFAIPKTLNPSSSSSAPKTPNPSTSTSSSSPSSLPIKRRHPSAAAPLSDRMRPGTLDSIVGQDHLLGPSSLLRSSLLPSLVLWGPPGSGKTTLARALAASLPGSLYTFVPLSAVSAGVRDLRDAIDGARRARSHGRRTVLFVDEIHRFSKSQQDSFLPAIEDGSIILVGATTENPSFQLTTPLLSRCRVLSLQPLKPQHIEALLRRALSDPEKGLQVTTQAPVSVNQEAIDFLSLHCDGDARVALNALEIAAMLAASRKLHDNMGNLAVTLDQAKEAMQCKHLAYDRAGDEHYNLISALHKSMRGSDADAAIYWLARMLEGGEQPLYIARRLVRFASEDVGLADPSALSHAVACYQSCHFLGMPECDVCLAQCVTYLALAPKSVAVYRALGEAKRVVKESSGGNEGVPFHLRNAPTKLMKDMGYGKDYMYPPDHKDCSSQTYLPPSLLGHKFLDWPPQDE, encoded by the coding sequence ATGGAACAACTCCTGAGCATGGGTTTCTCCGAGGATCTCGCCTCCGAAGCCCTCGCTGCTACCGGTGGCCACTCCCCGCTCGCTGCCGCCGACTGGATCCTCAcccgctcctcctcctcttcctccgttccTCCTCCGCCTCTCCCTCCTTCACAATCCCCCTCCACCCAACCCTGCCTCGAGCGCTTCTTTGCCTCCTCCTTCGCAATCCCTAAAACCCTcaatccttcctcctcctcctcggccccTAAAACCCCCAacccctccacctccacctcgtcctcctccccctcctccctccCCATAAAGCGCCGCCAtccctccgccgccgcccctcTATCGGACCGGATGCGCCCGGGCACCCTCGACTCCATCGTCGGCCaggaccacctcctcggcccttcCTCCCTACTACGCTCTTCCCTCCTCCCCTCCCTCGTCCTCTGGGGCCCGCCCGGCTCCGGCAAGACCACTCTCGCCCGTGCTCTCGCCGCCTCTCTCCCGGGCTCCCTCTACACATTCGTCCCCCTCTCCGCTGTCTCCGCCGGCGTCCGCGACCTCCGCGACGCCATCGACGGCGCCCGCCGCGCCCGCTCCCACGGTCGACGCACCGTCCTCTTCGTCGACGAGATTCACCGATTCTCCAAATCCCAGCAGGACTCCTTCCTCCCCGCCATCGAGGACGGCTCCATCATCCTTGTCGGTGCCACCACCGAGAACCCCTCCTTCCAGCTCACTACTCCGCTCCTCTCCCGCTGCCGCGTCCTCTCTCTTCAGCCTCTCAAGCCGCAGCATATCGAGGCTTTACTCCGCCGAGCCCTCTCGGACCCCGAGAAAGGCCTACAGGTCACTACTCAAGCTCCGGTGTCTGTCAACCAAGAAGCCATCGACTTCCTATCCCTCCATTGCGATGGCGACGCCCGTGTTGCCCTTAACGCATTAGAGATTGCGGCAATGCTAGCGGCCAGTCGGAAACTACATGACAACATGGGGAATTTGGCAGTCACCCTCGACCAAGCGAAGGAGGCGATGCAATGCAAACACCTGGCGTATGACCGGGCTGGCGATGAGCACTACAACCTGATCAGTGCCCTTCACAAATCAATGCGGGGGAGTGATGCAGATGCAGCCATTTACTGGTTGGCGAGAATGCTAGAGGGAGGGGAGCAACCACTTTACATCGCCCGCCGGCTTGTCCGATTCGCGAGTGAGGATGTGGGACTCGCCGACCCTTCTGCACTGAGTCATGCTGTAGCTTGCTATCAGTCGTGCCATTTTCTTGGGATGCCTGAATGTGATGTCTGTCTAGCTCAGTGCGTCACTTATTTGGCTCTGGCACCTAAGTCAGTTGCAGTGTACCGGGCGCTTGGGGAGGCAAAGAGGGTGGTGAAAGAGTCAAGTGGTGGGAATGAGGGGGTGCCATTTCATTTGAGGAACGCTCCAACAAAGCTGATGAAGGATATGGGATATGGCAAAGATTACATGTATCCTCCTGATCATAAAGATTGCTCGTCGCAGACTTATTTGCCCCCATCGCTCCTGGGGCACAAGTTTCTTGATTGGCCTCCACAAGATGAATAG